Genomic segment of Cytobacillus suaedae:
AACAGACGAAGCTTATATTCACATCTATTCACCAGATGATGTATCAGGATTTATTGTTGAGAGGAAAGACGGAGTCAGATTTTCTCCAAGTGAACTAAGTCAAGCAACAGCCGAGCAATTATATCTTTCTCTTCGAATTGCTTTAGGGAAAACAATGCACCCAATGACGGCCTATCCATTTATTGTAGATGATAGCTTTGTTAACTTTGATCAACATAGAACCGAAAAGATAATAAGTCTCTTACAAACTCTATCAGCCAATCATCAGATTTTACTTTTTACGTGTCATAAGCATATCGTAGACCATTTTCAAACAGAGGATGTCGTTTACCTTTAAAGAACTCATCAATGAAAATAGAAAAGGACAGGGGGAACGTATATGGGAAAAGGGATACTCCATTATGATTTCGGAGATAAAGTAGAGGTTTTCTTGCTTGTTAAATCATCTACTAAAGGCATAGCTAGTAATGGGAAACCATTTCTTACCTTGATGCTACAAGATAAGAGTGGTGAAATTGAGGCAAAGTTATGGGATGCTTCATCAGATGACGAAAGTGCATATGCCCCACAAAACATTGTCCATGTATGTGGTGATGTGAACAATTATCGAGGAAGAACTCAATTGAAAATCAGAACAATTCGTCCTACAAACGAAACGGATACAATAGAAGTTGCAGATTTACTTGAAGTTGCACCTTTAAAAAAGGATGATATGGCTGAAAAAATCACTCAGTATATATTTGAGATGAAGAATCCTTCCATCCAGCGTATCACAAGACATCTTTTAAAAAAGCATCACACTGCCTTTTTTGAATATCCTGCAGCAACAAAGAATCACCATGAATATGTTTCTGGTCTTGCGTATCATGTTGTATCTATGCTGGACTTATCCAAAGCAATCTCAACCCTGTATCCTTCACTGGACACAGACCTGTTGTATGCTGGAGTGATTTTACATGACTTAGGGAAAGTCATTGAACTTTCTGGTCCTGTTTCAACAAGCTATACAATTGAGGGGAATTTACTAGGCCACATTACAATCATGGTAAATGAAATAGGAAAAGCAGCAGAGCAGCTAGGAATTATCGGGGAAGAAGTAACGATTCTTCAGCACTTAGTACTGAGCCATCATGGCAAAGCGGAATGGGGAAGTCCAAAGCCACCGATGATTAAAGAGGCAGAGATTTTACATTATATTGATAATCTCGATGCAAAAATGAATATGCTAGACAGAGCCTTAGAGCGAGTTAAGCCTGGTGAATACTCAGAAAGAGTATTCGCATTAGAAAACCGTAGCTTTTACAAACCTACCTTTCATAAATAAAATTATATAAAAGCTTGTACAAATCAGTGATATCTCCCTACATTTCATCATATAGATATATCAAGTATGTTGGACAAGGGGGAAAACGGAATGATTTTTGCAGTACCATGGTGGGTTTATGTTGTCATTAGTGGCATTATCTTTAGCGGTTATATGGTCATTCGAACAGCAAAAAATGAACAGGAAGTAGAGAACTCCTTCATTGAAAATGAGGGACAAGTATACATTGAACGTATGAACCAAGAAAAAGAAGGTAGAAAAATCAAAAAGCCTGAGGCTATGTAAGTTAAGATATCAGCCTATTGAGACTGAATAGAGAGTCCTGAGTTGATTGGAGGGGAAGGCACTTGACTCCTGCGGGAGTAGAGGAAAGGTCGAGACCCCACAGACGGAACGTCGAGGAGGCTCGACTTCCTCCCCGCGGAAAGCAAGTGCCTGGACCGGAAATCAACGGGCAATATTTCTTTTATAAATAAAAAAGGAAGTGGAGACAGCAAAATGCTATTATCCTCTTCCTTTTTATTTTAGTTCTTATTTCGTTTCTGCAGCTTTAAAAGCATCTTTAAGGTCTGGATCATTTACTTTCACGTTTGCTTCTTTCATTTCGTCAACAAGTGCTGCTTCAACAGTTGCAGCATCTAATTTAGTTAAACGGATTTCTTCCTCGATTTTTGCTTTCATTTCTTCTAATGTGCCTACTTCGTTTTCTTTTTTCTCTGTTACCTTAATGATGTGGTATCCAAAGTCAGTTTTTACGATATCACTGATTTCTCCAACTTCAAGCGCAAACGCTGCTTTTTCAAAATCAGGTACCATTTGGCCTTCACCAAAGAATCCTAAATCGCCACCTTGAGCTGCTGTTCCATCTGTACCATATTCCTTAGCTAACTCTTCAAACGGTGTTCCAGCTTCTAGTTTAGCTTGAATTTCCTTAGCTGTTGCTTCTTCTGTTACTAAGATATGACTAGCTCTGATTTCAGGCTTTTTGTTTTTCATTTCCTCATATTTTGCTTGTACTTCTTCTTCAGTCACTTCAATTTCTTGAGAAGCAGCTTTTTCACGTAGTAGGTCTGTTTTAACCATCGTACGGATCGCTTCTTCACCGTTTTGTTGAACTGCTGCTTCAAATTGAGCACCAAAAGATGCTTTAAGCTCTTCCATCTTTGCGTCAATTTCTTCTTTAGTTACCTCATATTTATCTCCAAGAACTTTTGCGTGTACAAGATCTCTTAAAATCTGCTGACCAACTTGGTCTTTCATTGCATTGTAAAATTCATCTTTTGTAATATTACCTGCACTCGTTTCAACTACAACTTCTGATTCCTCAGCATTATTACATGCACTTAAAGCAAGTATACTTGCAGTTGCTGTTAAAGCAATTATCATTTTTTTCATGTTCTACAACTCCTACTTATGTAAATTGTTTGTTTGTCCAAAACCACATGAACTACTATATCACATATTTTGGATATAAAGAAATGTTTTAGGAATGGTTATTTAAAATAAAAGGAAAAAAATGAATAAAAAATTCTTCGAAAACCGAGACAGGTGCCTATTCGAGTGAAAAAAACTGTGCATATGATAGTCGTATACAACATGA
This window contains:
- the yhaM gene encoding 3'-5' exoribonuclease YhaM, with the protein product MGKGILHYDFGDKVEVFLLVKSSTKGIASNGKPFLTLMLQDKSGEIEAKLWDASSDDESAYAPQNIVHVCGDVNNYRGRTQLKIRTIRPTNETDTIEVADLLEVAPLKKDDMAEKITQYIFEMKNPSIQRITRHLLKKHHTAFFEYPAATKNHHEYVSGLAYHVVSMLDLSKAISTLYPSLDTDLLYAGVILHDLGKVIELSGPVSTSYTIEGNLLGHITIMVNEIGKAAEQLGIIGEEVTILQHLVLSHHGKAEWGSPKPPMIKEAEILHYIDNLDAKMNMLDRALERVKPGEYSERVFALENRSFYKPTFHK
- a CDS encoding sporulation YhaL family protein, which encodes MIFAVPWWVYVVISGIIFSGYMVIRTAKNEQEVENSFIENEGQVYIERMNQEKEGRKIKKPEAM
- a CDS encoding peptidylprolyl isomerase, which gives rise to MKKMIIALTATASILALSACNNAEESEVVVETSAGNITKDEFYNAMKDQVGQQILRDLVHAKVLGDKYEVTKEEIDAKMEELKASFGAQFEAAVQQNGEEAIRTMVKTDLLREKAASQEIEVTEEEVQAKYEEMKNKKPEIRASHILVTEEATAKEIQAKLEAGTPFEELAKEYGTDGTAAQGGDLGFFGEGQMVPDFEKAAFALEVGEISDIVKTDFGYHIIKVTEKKENEVGTLEEMKAKIEEEIRLTKLDAATVEAALVDEMKEANVKVNDPDLKDAFKAAETK